One uncultured Hyphomonas sp. genomic region harbors:
- a CDS encoding DUF1499 domain-containing protein — protein MIRSILACATLLLCAACTSAPKPAGSWISFATLEPGLPTNRYLACNPSICEAAGNTGDALEFAHPATDVAAALLRLQPGAEQRELPNGDIQLRYVAVTPIARFRDDVDVLIRPTGADASQVAVYSRSRIGLSDLGKNKSRVEALAKQLDAELAG, from the coding sequence ATGATCCGTTCCATATTGGCCTGCGCCACCCTGCTTCTATGCGCCGCTTGCACCTCTGCGCCCAAACCTGCCGGGAGCTGGATCAGTTTTGCCACGCTTGAGCCGGGCCTGCCGACCAATCGCTACCTGGCTTGCAACCCGTCCATCTGCGAGGCGGCCGGAAATACCGGAGACGCGCTGGAATTTGCCCATCCGGCCACGGACGTGGCAGCGGCACTTCTCCGGCTTCAGCCGGGTGCCGAGCAACGGGAATTGCCGAATGGCGACATCCAGCTGCGCTATGTCGCTGTGACCCCCATTGCCCGGTTCCGGGACGATGTGGACGTTCTCATCCGGCCGACCGGTGCGGACGCTTCTCAGGTGGCGGTCTATTCCCGCTCCCGCATCGGCTTGTCAGATCTCGGCAAGAACAAGTCGCGCGTCGAGGCGCTTGCGAAACAGCTGGATGCCGAACTGGCGGGCTGA
- the nspC gene encoding carboxynorspermidine decarboxylase yields MTLPADIPTPVFVLDVARLRKNLETAKRVREEAGCKVLLATKAFAMPAAFPVMTDYLDGTTASGEHEAIMGHESFGKEVHVYSPAYTEDEVRRLTKIAEHIYFNSAEQLARFGDIARDAGAHIGLRVNPGYSNATLGGDLYDPCAPGSRFGEVPAKLDEVDWSGVDIFHVHALCESLADGSAGLIQHVADKFGQYIEQVSAVNFGGGHFLNKPGYDVDVLIEAIKDFKARFGVDVILEPGAGLVVNTGELYATVLALHWNEMELAILDASASTHMPDVLEVPYRPDIVGAGQPGEKPYTYRLGGKTCMTGDVIGDYSFHKPLQPGDQLVFTDQMHYSFVKTNTFNGTPLANLAVRWEDGRVEQVSHFGYEEFRRRLGR; encoded by the coding sequence ATGACTTTGCCTGCCGACATCCCCACCCCCGTCTTCGTCCTGGACGTCGCCCGCCTCCGGAAGAATCTGGAGACGGCGAAGCGCGTGCGGGAAGAAGCCGGCTGCAAAGTGTTGCTGGCCACCAAGGCCTTCGCCATGCCAGCGGCCTTCCCGGTGATGACCGACTATCTGGACGGCACCACGGCCTCCGGTGAACATGAAGCCATCATGGGTCATGAGAGCTTCGGCAAGGAAGTGCATGTCTACTCCCCGGCCTATACGGAAGATGAAGTCCGCCGCCTGACGAAAATTGCCGAGCACATCTATTTCAACTCCGCCGAACAACTCGCCCGGTTTGGCGATATTGCCCGCGACGCTGGCGCGCATATCGGCCTGCGGGTGAACCCCGGCTATTCCAACGCGACGCTCGGCGGTGACCTTTACGATCCCTGCGCACCGGGCAGCCGGTTTGGCGAAGTCCCGGCGAAGCTGGACGAGGTGGACTGGTCGGGTGTCGACATCTTCCACGTCCACGCCCTTTGCGAGAGCCTGGCTGACGGCTCGGCCGGTCTGATCCAGCATGTCGCCGACAAGTTCGGGCAATATATCGAACAGGTCTCAGCCGTGAATTTCGGCGGCGGGCATTTCCTGAACAAGCCGGGTTATGATGTCGACGTGCTGATCGAAGCGATCAAAGACTTCAAGGCGCGCTTCGGTGTTGATGTGATCCTGGAGCCGGGCGCTGGCCTCGTCGTGAATACCGGTGAACTCTACGCCACAGTGCTCGCCCTGCACTGGAACGAGATGGAGCTCGCCATTCTCGACGCCTCCGCCTCCACCCACATGCCGGACGTTCTGGAAGTCCCCTACCGGCCGGACATTGTCGGCGCGGGCCAACCCGGCGAGAAGCCCTACACCTACCGCCTCGGCGGGAAAACCTGCATGACCGGCGACGTGATCGGGGATTACTCCTTCCACAAACCATTGCAGCCGGGCGACCAGCTCGTCTTCACAGACCAGATGCACTACAGCTTCGTGAAGACGAACACGTTCAACGGCACGCCGCTGGCAAACCTCGCCGTCCGCTGGGAAGACGGCCGCGTGGAGCAGGTCTCGCATTTCGGTTATGAGGAATTCCGCAGGCGGCTCGGGCGCTAG
- a CDS encoding aspartate aminotransferase family protein: MSDPRQHIMPVYRPPEQVFEKGEGVYLFTEDGTRYLDFIAGIAVNALGHSHPAMVDALREQAGKLWHTSNMFRVRGAEELADKICRDTFADRVFFTNSGTEAIECAIKSARKYQWANGHEDRIDIITFTGAFHGRSIGAINAGGNPKYLEGFGPALPGFVHLEWGDHEALKEAVARPTAAAVLVEPVQGEGGVRAMPEQCLKGLRELCDEHGVLVIYDEVQCGMGRTGKLFAHEWAEGAAPDILCSAKGIGGGFPFGACLTTEACGEHMQPGSHGSTYGGNPLAMAVGNVVWDIISDEDFLAEVRRVSSTVAQSLKSIADSHPDKVEAVTGKGLLTGLKMKADPKSLQGVCRDKNLLVGVAGNNVLRLAPPLVITDENVREATRVMDEAISEWEI, translated from the coding sequence ATGAGCGATCCCCGCCAGCATATCATGCCGGTCTACCGGCCGCCGGAGCAGGTCTTTGAAAAAGGGGAGGGCGTCTACCTCTTCACTGAAGACGGTACGCGATATCTGGACTTCATCGCCGGCATCGCGGTCAACGCGCTTGGCCATTCGCACCCGGCCATGGTGGACGCCCTGCGCGAGCAGGCGGGCAAGCTGTGGCACACATCGAACATGTTCCGTGTGCGCGGGGCGGAAGAGCTGGCCGACAAGATCTGCCGCGACACGTTTGCTGACCGCGTCTTCTTCACCAACTCCGGCACCGAAGCGATCGAATGCGCCATCAAGTCGGCCCGCAAGTATCAGTGGGCCAATGGCCATGAAGACCGCATCGACATCATCACCTTCACCGGTGCTTTCCATGGCCGCTCCATCGGTGCGATCAATGCCGGTGGCAATCCGAAATACCTCGAAGGCTTCGGCCCGGCGCTGCCTGGCTTCGTGCATCTCGAATGGGGTGACCACGAAGCCCTGAAAGAAGCTGTGGCCCGCCCGACTGCTGCAGCGGTCCTGGTCGAGCCCGTGCAGGGGGAAGGCGGCGTTCGCGCCATGCCGGAACAGTGCCTGAAAGGCCTCCGCGAGCTTTGCGACGAACACGGCGTGCTGGTGATCTATGACGAAGTCCAGTGCGGCATGGGCCGGACCGGCAAGCTGTTCGCCCATGAATGGGCCGAAGGCGCGGCGCCGGACATTCTGTGCTCGGCCAAGGGCATTGGCGGCGGTTTCCCGTTCGGCGCCTGCCTGACGACCGAAGCCTGCGGCGAGCATATGCAGCCGGGCAGCCATGGCTCCACCTATGGCGGCAACCCGCTGGCCATGGCCGTCGGCAATGTCGTCTGGGACATCATCTCCGATGAGGACTTCCTGGCCGAGGTGCGCCGCGTTTCCAGCACGGTGGCGCAAAGCCTGAAGAGCATCGCCGACAGCCACCCGGACAAGGTCGAAGCCGTCACCGGCAAGGGCCTGCTGACCGGCCTGAAGATGAAGGCTGATCCGAAAAGCCTGCAGGGTGTCTGCCGCGACAAGAACCTGCTGGTCGGTGTCGCGGGCAACAATGTCCTGCGCCTCGCGCCGCCGCTGGTGATCACGGACGAGAACGTCCGCGAAGCGACGCGCGTGATGGACGAAGCGATCTCCGAATGGGAGATCTGA
- a CDS encoding carbon-nitrogen hydrolase family protein: MTKITAACVQMRSGVEVAPNIAAASALIREAAGKGAKFIATPEMTNLLDIRPGMARPKIVEQDDIPLHAFQALAVELGVTLLIGSLAVTLESEERFANRSFLIGPDGGVIARYDKIHMFDVEVGDGQNYRESRAYRPGEQAVLAKAPFGQIGMTICYDLRFPHLYRKLAQAGADILTIPAAFTRVTGEAHWHVLVRARAIETGCFVVAPAQGGKHEDGRETYGHSLIVSPWGEVIAEADGAAPGIVLAELDLDEVAKARGRIPSLGNDRDVRMARLGS; the protein is encoded by the coding sequence ATGACCAAGATCACTGCTGCCTGTGTCCAGATGCGTTCCGGCGTGGAAGTCGCCCCGAATATTGCGGCGGCCTCCGCCCTTATCCGGGAGGCAGCCGGGAAGGGCGCGAAGTTTATCGCAACGCCTGAAATGACGAACCTGCTGGACATCCGCCCCGGCATGGCGCGGCCGAAGATCGTGGAACAGGATGATATTCCCCTGCATGCCTTCCAGGCGCTGGCGGTGGAACTGGGGGTGACACTGCTGATCGGCTCACTGGCGGTAACGCTGGAGAGCGAGGAGCGCTTCGCCAACCGGTCCTTCCTGATCGGGCCGGACGGCGGCGTGATCGCGCGATACGACAAGATCCACATGTTCGATGTGGAGGTTGGCGACGGGCAGAATTATCGCGAGAGCCGGGCCTACCGGCCGGGGGAACAGGCCGTACTGGCCAAGGCGCCGTTTGGCCAGATCGGCATGACGATCTGTTACGACCTCCGCTTCCCGCATCTTTACCGCAAGCTGGCGCAAGCGGGCGCCGACATCCTGACCATTCCGGCGGCGTTCACACGCGTCACTGGCGAGGCGCACTGGCACGTGCTGGTCCGCGCGCGGGCGATCGAGACCGGCTGTTTCGTCGTCGCCCCGGCGCAGGGCGGCAAGCATGAGGATGGACGGGAAACCTACGGCCACTCCCTTATCGTCTCGCCCTGGGGCGAGGTGATCGCGGAAGCCGATGGGGCGGCGCCGGGAATCGTTCTGGCGGAACTGGATCTCGATGAGGTGGCCAAGGCCCGCGGACGCATTCCGTCACTCGGGAACGACCGGGACGTCCGTATGGCGCGCCTTGGTAGCTAA
- a CDS encoding cytochrome b/b6 domain-containing protein → MSQIKTPTRPVWDPLIRIGHWTLVIAFFTAYLSGDDRFNIHKWAGYVVAAYVLVRIVWGIIGSRHARFTDFVRGPGAVFGYLRGLMTGKVKDYAGHNPAGGAMVVALLFSLLVTTGSGMALYAVEDDAGPLAGIVTEETFAPLAATFGENEEGEEEEHERRGGHEESASEELLEGVHKAFVYITLALVGLHLAGVVASSLVHKENLARAMVTGRKKAPGES, encoded by the coding sequence ATGAGCCAGATCAAGACCCCCACCCGCCCGGTATGGGACCCCCTAATCCGTATTGGGCACTGGACTCTCGTGATTGCCTTCTTCACGGCCTACCTGTCTGGCGACGATCGTTTCAACATCCACAAATGGGCCGGCTATGTCGTGGCGGCCTATGTGCTGGTCCGAATCGTCTGGGGCATCATCGGCAGCCGCCATGCCCGGTTTACAGATTTCGTGCGCGGGCCGGGGGCTGTCTTCGGGTATCTGCGCGGCCTCATGACCGGCAAAGTGAAAGACTATGCCGGCCACAATCCCGCAGGCGGCGCCATGGTCGTCGCTCTCCTGTTCAGCCTTCTCGTCACAACCGGATCCGGCATGGCGCTCTATGCCGTGGAGGACGATGCGGGCCCGCTTGCCGGGATCGTGACAGAGGAGACCTTTGCCCCACTCGCCGCAACATTCGGCGAGAATGAAGAGGGTGAAGAAGAGGAACATGAGCGCCGCGGCGGACATGAAGAATCGGCCTCCGAGGAATTGCTCGAAGGCGTGCACAAGGCGTTCGTATACATCACGCTCGCGCTCGTCGGCCTGCACCTCGCCGGCGTGGTCGCCTCAAGCCTCGTCCACAAGGAAAACCTCGCCCGTGCCATGGTGACTGGCCGCAAGAAAGCGCCCGGGGAGTCCTGA
- the argF gene encoding ornithine carbamoyltransferase encodes MAGRHFIDLWHLDHVELREILDMAHAMKKARAGWPKGRVDDGAPLEGHTLAMIFEKSSTRTRFSFDMAMRQLGGSSITATSGDMQLGRGETIEDTARVLSRYVDAVMIRANDHSDVEAFAEFSSVPVINGLTDRSHPCQIMADLQTLEETGLELRGARIAWVGDGNNVCASFIHAAAKFGFSLAVGTPARFAPDDEDLDIARELQGKIDLYETAEEAVAGADVVIADTFVSMGDKDAERRLEILEPYAVTEDLMQLANKGAYFLHCLPAHRGEEVDAEVIDGPQSLVFDEAENRLHAQKAVLRWCLEK; translated from the coding sequence ATGGCAGGCCGTCACTTCATCGATCTCTGGCATCTCGATCATGTCGAGCTGCGCGAAATTCTCGACATGGCGCACGCCATGAAGAAAGCGCGCGCCGGCTGGCCGAAAGGCCGTGTCGATGACGGCGCCCCGCTTGAAGGCCACACGCTGGCGATGATCTTCGAGAAATCCTCGACCCGTACGCGCTTCTCCTTCGACATGGCCATGCGCCAGCTGGGCGGCTCGTCGATCACGGCCACATCCGGCGACATGCAGCTCGGCCGGGGCGAGACGATCGAGGACACGGCCCGTGTCCTGTCACGTTATGTCGATGCGGTGATGATCCGCGCCAACGACCACTCCGATGTCGAGGCGTTCGCCGAATTTTCCTCCGTTCCCGTCATCAACGGCCTGACCGACCGGTCTCACCCCTGCCAGATCATGGCGGATCTGCAGACGCTGGAAGAGACCGGGCTGGAGCTGCGCGGTGCACGCATCGCCTGGGTCGGCGACGGCAACAATGTCTGCGCGAGCTTCATTCATGCGGCGGCCAAGTTCGGCTTCTCGCTGGCTGTCGGCACGCCCGCCCGGTTTGCACCGGATGATGAGGATCTCGACATTGCGCGCGAGCTGCAGGGCAAGATCGATCTCTATGAAACGGCGGAAGAAGCCGTTGCAGGCGCAGACGTCGTCATCGCCGACACGTTCGTGTCCATGGGCGACAAGGATGCCGAGCGCCGCCTTGAAATCCTGGAACCCTATGCCGTCACCGAAGACCTGATGCAGCTGGCAAACAAGGGCGCCTATTTCCTGCACTGCCTGCCGGCCCACCGGGGCGAGGAAGTGGATGCCGAGGTCATCGACGGTCCGCAAAGCCTTGTCTTCGACGAAGCCGAAAACCGCCTGCACGCCCAGAAGGCCGTGCTGCGCTGGTGCCTCGAGAAATAG
- the hisG gene encoding ATP phosphoribosyltransferase: MTRLSLAIPSKGRLKEKSEAWLASAGFPVTQIGGERGYQAEIEGLGDVEMRLLSAREIAQGLVDGSLHAGVTGEDLLHDLAPVGESDFEVVKRLGFGGADVIVAVPQAWVDVDTMSDLEAAGAAFRKAHHRRLRVATKYMRLTRRFFAARSVGEYRLVESAGATEAAPTTGSADVIVDITSTGATLKANGLKILSDGLILKSEAVFAVSPGAVWSPEAKASLEVLFAGAAIKPKELIEKI; this comes from the coding sequence ATGACCCGTCTGTCACTGGCGATCCCGTCCAAGGGGCGGCTGAAGGAAAAGTCTGAAGCCTGGCTGGCATCGGCCGGCTTCCCGGTTACCCAGATTGGCGGCGAACGCGGCTATCAGGCGGAAATCGAAGGCCTGGGCGATGTCGAGATGCGGCTACTGTCCGCGCGGGAGATTGCACAGGGCCTCGTCGATGGCAGCCTGCATGCCGGGGTCACCGGTGAAGATCTGCTGCATGACCTCGCCCCCGTCGGGGAGAGCGATTTCGAAGTGGTGAAACGGCTGGGCTTTGGCGGGGCGGATGTGATCGTCGCCGTGCCGCAGGCCTGGGTCGATGTGGACACGATGTCGGACCTGGAAGCGGCTGGGGCGGCGTTCCGCAAGGCGCACCATCGCCGCCTGCGGGTCGCGACGAAATATATGCGCCTCACGCGCCGCTTCTTCGCGGCCCGGTCTGTCGGGGAATACCGGCTCGTCGAGAGCGCTGGGGCCACGGAAGCTGCCCCAACGACAGGTTCGGCCGATGTGATTGTCGACATCACCTCCACCGGGGCGACGTTGAAAGCCAACGGGCTGAAAATCCTGTCGGACGGGCTGATCCTGAAAAGTGAGGCCGTCTTTGCCGTGTCGCCGGGTGCCGTATGGTCACCTGAAGCGAAGGCCAGTCTTGAGGTTTTGTTCGCAGGTGCAGCAATTAAACCCAAGGAATTAATAGAAAAAATCTAG
- a CDS encoding thioesterase family protein, whose translation MEQVQDFEQATRLEPLEAGRWSVELPESWGLWSPAGGFITALALRAAGEASDLPRPASMTCHFLRMGKYAPAEVHVETVKAGKRSELLRAELVQDGKTLLLCHVWTVPDTLPGLEHDDTQEALPDPETVPGFEEQYPDEPSHPFFDHFEQRPIRGTPHKGEAARDPELTGFYRFTPRPVSDDVFTDAGRAIILMDAFGWLAQYPAHPTDGPSPWIAPNIDYHYRFHRPTSHADWLHMRVRAPVAGNGLMATDGEIRDASGQLLVSGSSQLMCLPRPGA comes from the coding sequence ATGGAACAGGTGCAGGATTTTGAGCAGGCCACGCGGCTTGAGCCGTTGGAGGCGGGACGCTGGTCTGTCGAATTGCCGGAAAGCTGGGGCCTGTGGAGTCCGGCGGGCGGATTCATTACGGCGCTGGCTTTGCGGGCGGCGGGGGAGGCGAGCGATCTTCCGAGGCCAGCCAGCATGACCTGCCATTTTCTTCGCATGGGCAAATATGCCCCGGCGGAGGTTCACGTAGAGACTGTGAAGGCCGGCAAGCGCAGCGAGCTGCTGAGGGCAGAACTGGTGCAGGACGGCAAGACGTTGCTGCTTTGCCATGTGTGGACCGTGCCGGACACGCTGCCCGGTCTGGAACATGATGACACGCAGGAGGCGCTGCCGGACCCGGAAACCGTGCCGGGTTTCGAAGAACAGTATCCGGACGAGCCCTCGCATCCATTCTTTGACCATTTCGAACAGCGCCCGATCCGCGGGACACCGCACAAGGGGGAGGCCGCCCGCGACCCGGAGCTGACAGGGTTCTACCGTTTCACGCCGCGCCCGGTGTCAGACGATGTGTTCACCGATGCCGGGCGGGCGATCATTCTGATGGATGCCTTCGGCTGGCTGGCCCAGTATCCCGCTCATCCGACGGATGGCCCATCGCCCTGGATCGCCCCGAACATTGACTATCACTACCGCTTCCACCGCCCGACCAGCCATGCCGACTGGTTGCATATGCGGGTGCGCGCGCCAGTGGCAGGGAACGGGTTGATGGCAACCGATGGAGAGATCCGGGACGCGTCGGGACAGCTGCTGGTCAGCGGTTCGTCCCAGCTGATGTGTCTGCCCCGTCCGGGCGCGTGA
- a CDS encoding S41 family peptidase encodes MGDLIRPIAGLLLIVLGACTTQPVPTAPLTPAQEGLIADGAQLCALVRENYVYLDGKAAAWDTACAELPARAATASTGPERLRVLEDLTDTLYDAHVSFGANSGQSPRLVPSGNDYWLEDGQVTGVRAGSAAAMAGLQVWDRVIAVDGQPLETAIAERLQPSGVQAANAQRRWAELAAAAGYRNRPHTVTVLREGQEMTLSLDTAAQPPEGPVTARMLPGQIGYVRFNNSLDEDDTVAAFDDAMETLRGARGWVLDLRDTPGGGNTDVAEPVMGRFIDETGAYQLIRPMDAPEWQKTVSPRDDWTAQGPLAVLVGHWTGSMGEGMAVGLDGLRRGEVFGSRMAGLAGGVESFTLDASGLAIRIPTYALAHIDGTPREAWHPPHEVLADNGAGPDRALQAATDWINSHED; translated from the coding sequence ATGGGAGATCTGATCCGGCCGATTGCAGGGCTCCTGCTGATCGTCCTCGGGGCCTGCACAACCCAGCCTGTGCCGACTGCGCCGCTGACCCCGGCGCAGGAAGGCCTGATCGCCGACGGGGCGCAGCTGTGCGCGCTCGTGCGGGAGAATTATGTCTATCTGGACGGCAAAGCGGCCGCCTGGGATACCGCCTGTGCAGAGCTGCCTGCGCGTGCGGCCACCGCCAGCACAGGGCCGGAGCGCCTGCGCGTGCTGGAGGACCTGACCGACACACTGTACGATGCGCATGTTTCCTTCGGGGCCAATTCCGGCCAGTCGCCGCGCCTTGTGCCGTCCGGGAATGATTACTGGCTTGAAGACGGGCAGGTGACCGGCGTGCGGGCCGGCAGCGCGGCGGCCATGGCAGGCCTGCAGGTCTGGGACCGGGTCATCGCCGTGGATGGCCAACCGCTGGAAACCGCGATCGCGGAGCGCCTGCAGCCTTCCGGTGTGCAGGCGGCAAACGCGCAGCGGCGCTGGGCCGAGCTGGCCGCCGCAGCGGGATACCGCAATCGTCCGCATACGGTCACTGTTCTGCGGGAAGGACAGGAGATGACCCTCTCGCTGGACACCGCGGCGCAACCGCCGGAAGGCCCGGTCACGGCCCGCATGCTGCCCGGACAGATCGGCTATGTCCGGTTCAACAATTCGCTGGACGAAGACGACACGGTTGCCGCGTTCGATGACGCAATGGAGACGCTTCGCGGTGCACGCGGCTGGGTTCTGGATCTGCGCGATACACCCGGTGGCGGGAACACAGATGTCGCCGAGCCCGTGATGGGCCGCTTCATAGACGAAACAGGGGCCTACCAACTGATCCGACCGATGGATGCGCCGGAGTGGCAGAAGACCGTGTCTCCGCGTGATGACTGGACGGCACAAGGCCCGCTGGCCGTTCTCGTCGGTCACTGGACGGGCAGTATGGGGGAAGGCATGGCCGTCGGTCTCGACGGTTTGCGGCGCGGCGAGGTGTTCGGCAGCCGCATGGCAGGGCTGGCCGGCGGTGTGGAGTCCTTCACGCTGGACGCATCCGGCTTGGCGATCCGTATCCCGACCTATGCTCTGGCTCATATCGATGGCACGCCGCGCGAAGCGTGGCACCCGCCGCATGAAGTCCTCGCGGACAATGGCGCCGGGCCGGACCGTGCATTGCAGGCCGCGACAGACTGGATAAATTCCCACGAAGATTGA
- a CDS encoding GlsB/YeaQ/YmgE family stress response membrane protein, giving the protein MTLEGIIIFLLVGGVAGWLAGLIVRGGGFGIIGNIAVGIIGAFVAGFLFPAFGISLGAGIVAAILHATIGAVVLLLIVRVLKRA; this is encoded by the coding sequence ATGACCCTTGAAGGGATTATCATTTTTCTGCTGGTTGGCGGCGTTGCCGGCTGGCTGGCCGGGCTGATCGTGCGCGGCGGCGGCTTTGGCATCATTGGCAATATCGCCGTCGGCATCATCGGTGCCTTCGTTGCCGGCTTCCTGTTTCCGGCGTTCGGCATCAGTCTCGGCGCCGGCATTGTCGCGGCCATTCTACATGCCACGATCGGCGCTGTGGTCCTGCTTCTGATTGTGCGTGTGCTGAAGCGCGCCTGA
- a CDS encoding thioredoxin family protein, translated as MRGAFVALVAAMAFAACSQQAAAPQGPLVFEKAVDYAAFQPIEGCTGERAKPTYYKCLDARELYDTAVAQAAEEDRPLMIVWGFDECPSCMKLEKTELSGRKAWTVDRFLKDALTPAQRDAALASQDDYRILTLKIDVRRPNGAALAKEIGVTDIARSRGYDRIRTPFITLTNADTGALVSQAELSEGFRPCTRSDEFVLNLVEAGFLPEDPSRDRRMC; from the coding sequence ATGCGCGGGGCTTTCGTCGCACTCGTCGCTGCCATGGCTTTCGCGGCGTGCAGCCAGCAAGCCGCTGCACCGCAAGGGCCGCTCGTTTTCGAGAAAGCCGTCGACTATGCCGCCTTCCAGCCAATCGAGGGCTGTACGGGCGAGCGGGCAAAGCCGACCTATTACAAATGCCTCGATGCGCGTGAGCTCTACGATACGGCCGTCGCGCAGGCTGCGGAAGAAGACCGCCCCCTGATGATCGTCTGGGGGTTCGACGAATGCCCCTCCTGCATGAAGCTGGAGAAGACCGAACTCTCCGGCAGGAAGGCCTGGACGGTTGACCGCTTCCTGAAGGATGCGCTGACGCCTGCCCAGCGTGACGCCGCCCTTGCCAGTCAGGACGACTACCGCATCCTGACCCTGAAGATCGACGTCCGCCGCCCGAACGGCGCGGCGCTCGCCAAAGAGATTGGTGTGACCGACATCGCTCGATCACGCGGGTATGATCGCATCAGGACGCCCTTCATCACCCTTACCAATGCGGACACCGGCGCTCTGGTCTCGCAGGCAGAACTGAGCGAGGGCTTCCGCCCATGCACCCGCTCGGATGAATTCGTTCTCAATCTCGTCGAGGCCGGCTTCCTGCCGGAAGACCCCTCGCGCGACCGTAGAATGTGCTAA
- a CDS encoding saccharopine dehydrogenase family protein, giving the protein MDRVLIIGAGAAGSVVAQKCAMDRDTFKHITLASRRIESCEKAAKLCKTPIEIAQVDADNVPEVVALIEKVKPDLLINMALPYQDLPIMDACLETGCNYMDTANYEPRDVAKFEYHWQWAYHDRFKEKGITAILGCGFDPGVTNVYCAYAQEHLFDEIEYIDIVDCNAGDHGKTFATNFNPEINLREVTQDGKYWKNGEWIEIPALSINCDIDYPEVGPKDSYLIYHEEEESLVKNIKGLKQIRFWMTFGSEYIKHLQVFKSIGLIGLEPIKHKGMDIIPMEFLKDLLPPPSSLAENYTGKTSIGVIVRGKKDGQPLTKMIYNVSDHAETNKEVSAQAVSYTTGVPPVSGAAMFFRGEWSGKGVFNVEQFPAKPFLEDVAQRGLPWHVIDVKPGDQDELFAVET; this is encoded by the coding sequence ATGGACCGCGTTCTCATCATCGGTGCCGGCGCTGCCGGTTCGGTCGTCGCCCAGAAATGCGCGATGGACCGCGACACGTTCAAGCACATCACGCTCGCCTCCCGACGCATCGAAAGTTGCGAGAAAGCGGCCAAGCTTTGCAAGACGCCGATCGAGATCGCGCAGGTCGATGCCGACAATGTGCCGGAAGTCGTCGCCCTCATCGAAAAGGTGAAGCCGGACCTCCTGATCAACATGGCCCTGCCCTATCAGGACCTGCCGATCATGGATGCCTGCCTCGAAACGGGCTGCAACTATATGGACACGGCGAACTATGAGCCGCGCGATGTGGCCAAGTTCGAATACCACTGGCAGTGGGCCTATCATGACCGCTTCAAGGAGAAGGGCATCACCGCCATTCTCGGCTGCGGCTTCGACCCCGGCGTGACGAACGTCTATTGCGCCTATGCGCAGGAGCACCTGTTCGACGAGATCGAATATATCGACATCGTGGACTGCAATGCCGGCGACCATGGCAAGACGTTCGCGACGAACTTCAATCCGGAGATCAACCTCCGCGAAGTCACGCAGGACGGCAAATACTGGAAGAATGGCGAGTGGATCGAGATCCCCGCCCTCTCCATCAATTGCGACATCGACTATCCGGAAGTCGGCCCGAAGGATTCCTACCTCATCTATCACGAGGAAGAGGAAAGCCTGGTCAAGAACATCAAAGGCCTGAAACAGATCCGCTTCTGGATGACGTTCGGAAGCGAATACATCAAGCACCTTCAGGTGTTCAAATCCATTGGCCTGATCGGCCTCGAACCGATCAAGCACAAGGGCATGGACATTATCCCGATGGAGTTCCTGAAGGATCTTCTGCCGCCGCCGTCTTCCCTCGCCGAGAACTATACCGGCAAGACCAGCATCGGCGTGATTGTCCGTGGCAAGAAGGATGGCCAGCCGCTGACGAAGATGATCTACAACGTCTCCGACCATGCCGAGACGAACAAGGAAGTCTCCGCGCAGGCCGTCTCCTACACAACGGGTGTGCCGCCGGTCTCCGGCGCAGCCATGTTCTTCCGCGGTGAATGGTCCGGCAAGGGCGTGTTCAATGTCGAGCAGTTCCCGGCCAAGCCCTTCCTCGAAGACGTTGCCCAGCGCGGCCTGCCCTGGCATGTCATTGACGTGAAGCCTGGCGACCAGGACGAACTCTTCGCGGTGGAAACCTGA